A single window of Nicotiana tomentosiformis chromosome 1, ASM39032v3, whole genome shotgun sequence DNA harbors:
- the LOC104118906 gene encoding disease resistance protein Roq1-like isoform X3, producing the protein MHRVFTQSDPSDVSKQSGTFAESFARHEENFRDDLEKVQSWRDAFGEAGKTAGYDLPNGYDGYESNCIQHVVEDILGKLCQVTSTIDNDLVGMESRVREVSSLLRMETPDVRFIGIWGMGGIGKTTIASAVFGKYSGLFEGVCFLDNVAEMQRTYGLQYLQGVLLSKILKLSLTITSVYEGMEIIKKRLRSMKVFIILDDVNQKDQLEMLVGRHDWFGSGSRILITTRDKNLLDNHMVDEVYSVNLMTLNEAIELFNLHAFKQRIPKKDFEELSNQVVHCAGLLPLALKVLGSFLYGLDRRHWRSTWKRLKDLPNDEILAKLKISFEGLGHVDQRLFLDIACFYRGKLRSYVEEILESCDIGSTIRIKVLIEKSLLFISPYDTIEMHDLIQEMAWHIVSQDDSRRSRIWLPEDIEDLFTGNLEAESVEGLWIPRNYITKQDISYYNISEAFRRMKRLRVLVVRATDFCSIDPITHLPSSLRWLDWEGCPLNSLPQSFEPSKLLRLDILECTTLHKLWLIPKGLDKLKTLYLSYCEHLEEVPSFEMMPNLERVKLEGCKSLREVSPSFGVLMKLISLELIDCQSLEKLPSYIQMESLKSLKLSCLPKLRELPETKGLHRLLTLEITDCQSLEMLPSCNQMESLATLKLSCLPKIMALPATEEMHHLLELVIEYTPIVELPVSIGNLGSLKQLRLSHCKDLVSIPNSFSCLKNLRVLVIYNCKRLADLPEKMGELKLLEKLVLSGTAISQIPPSVADLHELSFLSFSPWFGYREDATFLLPSASGSSSFRVLKLNKHTLCSGEHYQDLGCLSSLAHLDLTRNDFTSFNESNNQHFHYLDITFCEKLVMPRLPSCIKELYAYDPLVLKSIPDFPTKYSELYSVSFTQHIENRGELTDILHFVLHLISVASQSEKRLPFSIFFPGDIRWSGFNYYRKEHTKRFSTPLDPSWHESKFKGFVICFRVPLDTVQNQKPLDSKSRRGSHWFGCTKVTAKLVQRYDRQEQDVLQKKCLIVARQAICSHSSKYAICFSYIPFLALWHTSDSEKGKKPNDYCFFEASIDPGIATKWGLLLVYENKIKQIDQSTISVQRDVESPSSDLLRESNDDQVQKTEDASVKRRRVDFCQRDNMVSFEAGCSMKFQAMKDSCSPSDFQTLQIIPDQQLETPCSSAAQSFRHREESCSSGQPQTLQLPPADRQVDEAINEATSCMVFELEAPSSSEQPESFEVSPDERKDNSVTNGSSSSEVFQELEAPCSSGQPQILQLFP; encoded by the exons GTATGAATCGAATTGCATCCAGCATGTTGTTGAAGACATACTGGGTAAATTGTGTCAAGTTACTTCAACCATTGATAATGATTTAGTGGGGATGGAGTCTCGAGTGCGTGAAGTAAGTTCATTACTAAGGATGGAAACACCTGATGTTCGTTTTATTGGAATTTGGGGGATGGGCGGCATTGGTAAGACAACAATTGCAAGCGCTGTGTTTGGCAAATATTCTGGCCTATTTGAAGGTGTTTGTTTTCTTGATAATGTTGCAGAAATGCAAAGGACATATGGACTGCAATATTTGCAAGGTGTTCTCCTCTCAAAAATCCTAAAGTTAAGCTTAACTATTACAAGTGTATATGAAGGCATGGAAATCATAAAGAAGAGGTTGCGCTCAATGAAGGTTTTTATCATTCTTGATGATGTAAATCAAAAAGACCAATTAGAAATGTTAGTTGGACGGCATGATTGGTTTGGTAGTGGTAGTAGAATTTTGATTACAACAAGAGATAAAAATTTGTTAGATAATCATATGGTGGATGAAGTGTATTCTGTGAACTTGATGACTCTTAATGAAGCTATTGAGCTATTTAACCTACATGCCTTTAAGCAAAGAATTCCTAAGAAAGACTTTGAGGAGCTTTCAAATCAAGTTGTACATTGTGCCGGTTTGCTCCCTTTAGCTCTGAAAGTTTTAGGTTCGTTTCTCTATGGATTAGACAGGAGGCATTGGAGATCAACTTGGAAAAGGCTGAAGGATCTGccaaatgatgaaattcttgcTAAGCTTAAGATAAGCTTTGAAGGACTGGGGCATGTTGATCAGAGACTCTTTCTAGATATTGCATGCTTTTATAGAGGAAAATTGAGGAGTTATGTAGAGGAAATACTTGAGAGCTGTGATATCGGATCTACAATAAGAATAAAAGTCTTAATTGAAAAGTCTCTTTTATTTATCTCACCATATGACACAATTGAAATGCATGATTTGATACAAGAAATGGCCTGGCACATCGTGAGTCAAGATGACTCACGAAGGAGTAGAATATGGCTTCCTGAGGACATTGAGGATTTGTTTACTGGAAATTTG GAAGCAGAATCTGTGGAGGGACTATGGATACCAAGGAATTACATTACAAAACAGGATATATCATATTACAACATCAGTGAAGCATTTAGGAGAATGAAAAGATTAAGGGTACTTGTAGTTAGAGCAACAGATTTCTGCTCTATTGACCCGATTACTCATCTTCCTAGCAGCCTAAGGTGGCTTGATTGGGAAGGTTGCCCTTTAAATTCATTGCCACAGAGTTTTGAACCATCAAAGCTTCTTCGCCTTGATATACTCGAATGTACTACACTTCATAAACTCTGGTTAATTCCGAAG GGTTTGGACAAACTAAAAACTTTGTACCTCAGCTATTGCGAACACTTGGAAGAAGTTCCAAGCTTTGAGATGATGCCAAATTTAGAGAGAGTAAAGCTAGAGGGATGTAAGAGTTTGAGAGAAGTGAGCCCATCCTTTGGAGTTCTCATGAAGCTCATTTCACTGGAGCTAATTGATTGTCAGAGCCTTGAGAAGCTTCCAAGTTATATTCAGATGGAATCCCTTAAGAGTCTCAAACTTTCTTGTCTTCCAAAGTTGAGGGAATTACCAGAAACCAAGGGGTTGCACCGTTTATTGACATTGGAGATAACTGATTGTCAGAGTCTTGAGATGCTTCCAAGTTGTAATCAGATGGAATCTCTTGCAACTCTCAAACTTTCTTGTCTTCCAAAAATAATGGCCTTGCCGGCAACAGAAGAGATGCACCATTTATTGGAACTTGTTATAGAATATACTCCAATAGTAGAGCTTCCGGTGTCAATTGGAAATCTTGGTTCCCTCAAACAACTACGGTTAAGTCATTGTAAAGATCTAGTAAGCATTCCGAACAGCTTTTCTTGTCTGAAGAATCTAAGAGTTCTTGTGATCTACAACTGCAAAAGACTTGCAGATTTGCCAGAGAAGATGGGTGAGTTGAAGCTGTTAGAAAAGCTAGTATTATCTGGTACTGCAATTTCCCAAATACCTCCTTCAGTTGCAGACCTTCATGAACTAAGCTTTTTATCATTCTCTCCCTGGTTTGGATACAGAGAAGATGCAACTTTTCTGTTACCCTCTGCATCAGGTTCATCGTCATTTAGGGTGTTAAAGCTTAATAAGCACACACTATGTAGTGGAGAACATTATCAGGATCTTGGATGCTTATCTTCTTTGGCTCACTTGGATTTGACTAGAAATGATTTTACTAGTTTCAATGAAAGCAACAATCAGCACTTTCATTACCTAGATATAACATTTTGTGAGAAGCTTGTAATGCCCAGACTTCCATCATGCATAAAGGAGTTATATGCATATGATCCTTTAGTCTTGAAAAGCATCCCTGATTTCCCCACCAAATATTCAGAGCTGTATTCAGTGTCATTCACACAGCATATTGAGAATAGAGGTGAACTGACTGATATCTTGCACTTTGTCCTCCACTTAATTAGTGTGGCATCTCAG TCTGAGAAAAGGCTACCATTTAGCATTTTTTTCCCTGGAGATATAAGATGGAGCGGGTTCAATTATTATCGAAAAGAGCATACGAAAAGATTCTCCACTCCACTTGATCCAAGTTGGCATGAGAGTAAATTCAAAGGATTTGTTATATGCTTTCGTGTACCATTGGATACTGTTCAGAACCAGAAACCTTTGGATTCTAAATCACGAAGAGGAAGTCACTGGTTCGGTTGCACTAAGGTTACAGCTAAGTTAGTGCAAAGATATGACAGGCAAGAACAAGATGTACTCCAGAAAAAATGTTTGATTGTTGCTCGCCAAGCAATTTGCTCTCATAGTAGTAAATATGCCATTTGCTTTAGCTACATACCTTTTCTAGCACTATGGCATACTTCTGATAGTGAAAAGGGGAAGAAGCCAAATGATTATTGCTTCTTTGAGGCGTCTATAGACCCAGGCATTGCAACAAAATGGGGACTTCTTCTGGTGTACGAGAATAAAATTAAACAGATAGATCAATCAACCATCTCGGTCCAACGTGATGTGGAGTCTCCAAGTTCTGACCTGTTGAGAGAATCTAATGATGACCAAGTCCAGAAAACGGAGGATGCTTCTGTTAAGAGAAGACGGGTTGATTTTTGTCAAAGAGATAATATGGTTTCATTTGAAGCTGGCTGCTCTATGAAATTTCAAGCGATGAAGGACTCATGCTCTCCCAGTGACTTTCAGACTCTCCAAATAATTCCTGATCAACAATTGGAAACACCATGCTCTTCTGCAGCTCAAAGCTTCCGACACAGGGAAGAGTCATGCTCTTCTGGACAGCCACAAACTTTACAGCTCCCTCCAGCTGATCGACAAGTTGATGAAGCGATAAATGAGGCTACCTCCTGCATGGTATTTGAACTGGAAGCGCCAAGCTCTTCGGAGCAGCCTGAATCTTTTGAAGTCTCTCCAGATGAGCGCAAAGATAATTCAGTGACAAATGGGTCAAGCAGCTCTGAGGTATTCCAAGAATTGGAGGCACCATGCTCTTCTGGACAACCTCAAATTCTCCAGCTCTTTCCCTAG
- the LOC104118906 gene encoding disease resistance protein Roq1-like isoform X4: protein MESRVREVSSLLRMETPDVRFIGIWGMGGIGKTTIASAVFGKYSGLFEGVCFLDNVAEMQRTYGLQYLQGVLLSKILKLSLTITSVYEGMEIIKKRLRSMKVFIILDDVNQKDQLEMLVGRHDWFGSGSRILITTRDKNLLDNHMVDEVYSVNLMTLNEAIELFNLHAFKQRIPKKDFEELSNQVVHCAGLLPLALKVLGSFLYGLDRRHWRSTWKRLKDLPNDEILAKLKISFEGLGHVDQRLFLDIACFYRGKLRSYVEEILESCDIGSTIRIKVLIEKSLLFISPYDTIEMHDLIQEMAWHIVSQDDSRRSRIWLPEDIEDLFTGNLEAESVEGLWIPRNYITKQDISYYNISEAFRRMKRLRVLVVRATDFCSIDPITHLPSSLRWLDWEGCPLNSLPQSFEPSKLLRLDILECTTLHKLWLIPKGLDKLKTLYLSYCEHLEEVPSFEMMPNLERVKLEGCKSLREVSPSFGVLMKLISLELIDCQSLEKLPSYIQMESLKSLKLSCLPKLRELPETKGLHRLLTLEITDCQSLEMLPSCNQMESLATLKLSCLPKIMALPATEEMHHLLELVIEYTPIVELPVSIGNLGSLKQLRLSHCKDLVSIPNSFSCLKNLRVLVIYNCKRLADLPEKMGELKLLEKLVLSGTAISQIPPSVADLHELSFLSFSPWFGYREDATFLLPSASGSSSFRVLKLNKHTLCSGEHYQDLGCLSSLAHLDLTRNDFTSFNESNNQHFHYLDITFCEKLVMPRLPSCIKELYAYDPLVLKSIPDFPTKYSELYSVSFTQHIENRGELTDILHFVLHLISVASQSEKRLPFSIFFPGDIRWSGFNYYRKEHTKRFSTPLDPSWHESKFKGFVICFRVPLDTVQNQKPLDSKSRRGSHWFGCTKVTAKLVQRYDRQEQDVLQKKCLIVARQAICSHSSKYAICFSYIPFLALWHTSDSEKGKKPNDYCFFEASIDPGIATKWGLLLVYENKIKQIDQSTISVQRDVESPSSDLLRESNDDQVQKTEDASVKRRRVDFCQRDNMVSFEAGCSMKFQAMKDSCSPSDFQTLQIIPDQQLETPCSSAAQSFRHREESCSSGQPQTLQLPPADRQVDEAINEATSCMVFELEAPSSSEQPESFEVSPDERKDNSVTNGSSSSEVFQELEAPCSSGQPQILQLFP, encoded by the exons ATGGAGTCTCGAGTGCGTGAAGTAAGTTCATTACTAAGGATGGAAACACCTGATGTTCGTTTTATTGGAATTTGGGGGATGGGCGGCATTGGTAAGACAACAATTGCAAGCGCTGTGTTTGGCAAATATTCTGGCCTATTTGAAGGTGTTTGTTTTCTTGATAATGTTGCAGAAATGCAAAGGACATATGGACTGCAATATTTGCAAGGTGTTCTCCTCTCAAAAATCCTAAAGTTAAGCTTAACTATTACAAGTGTATATGAAGGCATGGAAATCATAAAGAAGAGGTTGCGCTCAATGAAGGTTTTTATCATTCTTGATGATGTAAATCAAAAAGACCAATTAGAAATGTTAGTTGGACGGCATGATTGGTTTGGTAGTGGTAGTAGAATTTTGATTACAACAAGAGATAAAAATTTGTTAGATAATCATATGGTGGATGAAGTGTATTCTGTGAACTTGATGACTCTTAATGAAGCTATTGAGCTATTTAACCTACATGCCTTTAAGCAAAGAATTCCTAAGAAAGACTTTGAGGAGCTTTCAAATCAAGTTGTACATTGTGCCGGTTTGCTCCCTTTAGCTCTGAAAGTTTTAGGTTCGTTTCTCTATGGATTAGACAGGAGGCATTGGAGATCAACTTGGAAAAGGCTGAAGGATCTGccaaatgatgaaattcttgcTAAGCTTAAGATAAGCTTTGAAGGACTGGGGCATGTTGATCAGAGACTCTTTCTAGATATTGCATGCTTTTATAGAGGAAAATTGAGGAGTTATGTAGAGGAAATACTTGAGAGCTGTGATATCGGATCTACAATAAGAATAAAAGTCTTAATTGAAAAGTCTCTTTTATTTATCTCACCATATGACACAATTGAAATGCATGATTTGATACAAGAAATGGCCTGGCACATCGTGAGTCAAGATGACTCACGAAGGAGTAGAATATGGCTTCCTGAGGACATTGAGGATTTGTTTACTGGAAATTTG GAAGCAGAATCTGTGGAGGGACTATGGATACCAAGGAATTACATTACAAAACAGGATATATCATATTACAACATCAGTGAAGCATTTAGGAGAATGAAAAGATTAAGGGTACTTGTAGTTAGAGCAACAGATTTCTGCTCTATTGACCCGATTACTCATCTTCCTAGCAGCCTAAGGTGGCTTGATTGGGAAGGTTGCCCTTTAAATTCATTGCCACAGAGTTTTGAACCATCAAAGCTTCTTCGCCTTGATATACTCGAATGTACTACACTTCATAAACTCTGGTTAATTCCGAAG GGTTTGGACAAACTAAAAACTTTGTACCTCAGCTATTGCGAACACTTGGAAGAAGTTCCAAGCTTTGAGATGATGCCAAATTTAGAGAGAGTAAAGCTAGAGGGATGTAAGAGTTTGAGAGAAGTGAGCCCATCCTTTGGAGTTCTCATGAAGCTCATTTCACTGGAGCTAATTGATTGTCAGAGCCTTGAGAAGCTTCCAAGTTATATTCAGATGGAATCCCTTAAGAGTCTCAAACTTTCTTGTCTTCCAAAGTTGAGGGAATTACCAGAAACCAAGGGGTTGCACCGTTTATTGACATTGGAGATAACTGATTGTCAGAGTCTTGAGATGCTTCCAAGTTGTAATCAGATGGAATCTCTTGCAACTCTCAAACTTTCTTGTCTTCCAAAAATAATGGCCTTGCCGGCAACAGAAGAGATGCACCATTTATTGGAACTTGTTATAGAATATACTCCAATAGTAGAGCTTCCGGTGTCAATTGGAAATCTTGGTTCCCTCAAACAACTACGGTTAAGTCATTGTAAAGATCTAGTAAGCATTCCGAACAGCTTTTCTTGTCTGAAGAATCTAAGAGTTCTTGTGATCTACAACTGCAAAAGACTTGCAGATTTGCCAGAGAAGATGGGTGAGTTGAAGCTGTTAGAAAAGCTAGTATTATCTGGTACTGCAATTTCCCAAATACCTCCTTCAGTTGCAGACCTTCATGAACTAAGCTTTTTATCATTCTCTCCCTGGTTTGGATACAGAGAAGATGCAACTTTTCTGTTACCCTCTGCATCAGGTTCATCGTCATTTAGGGTGTTAAAGCTTAATAAGCACACACTATGTAGTGGAGAACATTATCAGGATCTTGGATGCTTATCTTCTTTGGCTCACTTGGATTTGACTAGAAATGATTTTACTAGTTTCAATGAAAGCAACAATCAGCACTTTCATTACCTAGATATAACATTTTGTGAGAAGCTTGTAATGCCCAGACTTCCATCATGCATAAAGGAGTTATATGCATATGATCCTTTAGTCTTGAAAAGCATCCCTGATTTCCCCACCAAATATTCAGAGCTGTATTCAGTGTCATTCACACAGCATATTGAGAATAGAGGTGAACTGACTGATATCTTGCACTTTGTCCTCCACTTAATTAGTGTGGCATCTCAG TCTGAGAAAAGGCTACCATTTAGCATTTTTTTCCCTGGAGATATAAGATGGAGCGGGTTCAATTATTATCGAAAAGAGCATACGAAAAGATTCTCCACTCCACTTGATCCAAGTTGGCATGAGAGTAAATTCAAAGGATTTGTTATATGCTTTCGTGTACCATTGGATACTGTTCAGAACCAGAAACCTTTGGATTCTAAATCACGAAGAGGAAGTCACTGGTTCGGTTGCACTAAGGTTACAGCTAAGTTAGTGCAAAGATATGACAGGCAAGAACAAGATGTACTCCAGAAAAAATGTTTGATTGTTGCTCGCCAAGCAATTTGCTCTCATAGTAGTAAATATGCCATTTGCTTTAGCTACATACCTTTTCTAGCACTATGGCATACTTCTGATAGTGAAAAGGGGAAGAAGCCAAATGATTATTGCTTCTTTGAGGCGTCTATAGACCCAGGCATTGCAACAAAATGGGGACTTCTTCTGGTGTACGAGAATAAAATTAAACAGATAGATCAATCAACCATCTCGGTCCAACGTGATGTGGAGTCTCCAAGTTCTGACCTGTTGAGAGAATCTAATGATGACCAAGTCCAGAAAACGGAGGATGCTTCTGTTAAGAGAAGACGGGTTGATTTTTGTCAAAGAGATAATATGGTTTCATTTGAAGCTGGCTGCTCTATGAAATTTCAAGCGATGAAGGACTCATGCTCTCCCAGTGACTTTCAGACTCTCCAAATAATTCCTGATCAACAATTGGAAACACCATGCTCTTCTGCAGCTCAAAGCTTCCGACACAGGGAAGAGTCATGCTCTTCTGGACAGCCACAAACTTTACAGCTCCCTCCAGCTGATCGACAAGTTGATGAAGCGATAAATGAGGCTACCTCCTGCATGGTATTTGAACTGGAAGCGCCAAGCTCTTCGGAGCAGCCTGAATCTTTTGAAGTCTCTCCAGATGAGCGCAAAGATAATTCAGTGACAAATGGGTCAAGCAGCTCTGAGGTATTCCAAGAATTGGAGGCACCATGCTCTTCTGGACAACCTCAAATTCTCCAGCTCTTTCCCTAG